One Kitasatospora sp. NBC_01287 DNA window includes the following coding sequences:
- the eccE gene encoding type VII secretion protein EccE has protein sequence MPVKVHPRPGLLGRRLRLQQLVLIEVAAALVAVGWTVNRTVAGAFAVPALLLVVLALVPVRGRSLPEALRIRSRARARRREAPGNVPPPGTDPALAPVLELEPALHTCTHATEADLGGGRPVRRETGMIGDGTFLTSVLLVQAKDQPLRPMRTELPLPLDVVCSALRVDDITLESVQVVQHTQPAPAPHLPEQALATRAYQELRDGLTTPALRLTWVALKLDPERAATAVLARGGGEEGARKALQRVTDQLAGRLNGAGFSATALDERELIAALSIATCANPLATAGRQGTGSGGSGTRRTQESSRFWRIDDRFHTTYWISKWPQLSRPGSPGRGVPAAELINLATGTPALASAFSLTARPGAGDSVALTGHVRVVARSEADVAQYGRLLEQRAQGAGLGLSRLDQEQAPGLLATLPLGGCA, from the coding sequence GTGCCGGTGAAGGTGCATCCGCGCCCCGGTCTGCTCGGCCGGAGGCTGCGCCTGCAGCAGTTGGTGCTGATCGAGGTCGCGGCGGCGCTGGTCGCGGTCGGCTGGACGGTCAACCGCACCGTGGCCGGGGCCTTCGCGGTGCCCGCCCTGCTGCTGGTGGTGCTCGCCCTGGTGCCGGTGCGCGGGCGCAGCCTGCCCGAGGCGCTGCGGATCCGCTCCAGGGCGCGCGCCCGGCGCCGCGAGGCGCCCGGCAACGTGCCGCCGCCCGGCACCGACCCGGCCCTGGCCCCCGTGCTGGAGCTCGAACCGGCCCTGCACACCTGCACCCACGCCACCGAGGCGGACCTCGGCGGTGGTCGTCCGGTCCGCCGCGAGACCGGCATGATCGGCGACGGCACCTTCCTCACCAGCGTGCTGCTGGTGCAGGCCAAGGACCAGCCGCTGCGCCCGATGCGCACCGAACTGCCGCTGCCGCTGGACGTGGTCTGCTCGGCCCTGCGGGTGGACGACATCACGCTGGAGTCGGTCCAGGTGGTCCAGCACACCCAGCCCGCCCCCGCCCCGCACCTGCCCGAGCAGGCGCTGGCCACCCGCGCCTACCAGGAGCTGCGGGACGGGCTCACCACCCCGGCGCTGCGGCTGACCTGGGTCGCCCTCAAGCTCGACCCGGAGCGCGCGGCCACCGCCGTGCTGGCCCGCGGCGGCGGCGAGGAGGGCGCCCGAAAGGCGCTGCAGCGGGTCACCGACCAGCTCGCCGGGCGGCTCAACGGGGCCGGCTTCAGCGCCACCGCGCTGGACGAGCGCGAGCTGATCGCCGCGCTGTCCATCGCCACCTGTGCCAACCCGCTGGCCACGGCCGGCCGGCAGGGCACCGGCAGTGGCGGCAGCGGCACCCGCAGGACCCAGGAGAGCAGCCGGTTCTGGCGGATCGACGACCGCTTCCACACCACGTACTGGATCTCCAAGTGGCCCCAGCTGAGCCGCCCCGGCTCGCCGGGGCGCGGCGTGCCGGCCGCCGAGCTGATCAACCTGGCCACCGGCACGCCGGCCCTGGCCAGCGCGTTCAGCCTCACCGCGCGGCCCGGCGCCGGCGATTCGGTGGCGCTCACCGGCCATGTCCGGGTGGTCGCCCGCAGCGAGGCCGATGTGGCCCAGTACGGCCGGCTGCTGGAGCAGCGCGCACAGGGCGCGGGCCTGGGCCTGTCCCGGCTGGACCAGGAGCAGGCGCCCGGCCTGCTCGCCACCCTGCCCCTGGGGGGATGTGCCTGA
- a CDS encoding MinD/ParA family protein, with translation MSSDRDGVYVGDNAAEDDDDWSDAPDYTPPSWYTQGDAAQAGAGGAGAPVPAPAAPADARAEAPAPVTSPVGAPAVVPAPIAADPVPAPVPVAAPAPAQGPESAQAAAPAQAVQPAQPAQTVQPAQAGPPQQPGPPAQAGWPGAEQGGWPGAEQGGYQAPPQQPGPPQPLPPQVAQAAPPQPQPQPGYGYPNAAYPNTAYPPSAYPPHLQPGPPQQAQQAQHALPVPPQQPQAPAEAAPQQQGGPAAGTPWAQAPVAQQQGAQQPGPVDPRQGGWPAPNSGQQAQPQPQPGPPAHPQQPQQPQAQAQSPYPAPVAYPHQQSGPQAPPAFQQGGGQQPTAHGAPLGYTAAVELSSDRLLRSQPKQQRQAPRLKFGGKAAQAERERRLTIIRTPVLSCYRIAVISLKGGVGKTTTTTSLGATLASERQDKVIAIDANPDAGTLGRRIKRQTGATIRDLVTAIPHLRSYMDIRQFTSQDQNSGLEILANDVDPAVSTTFNDSDYRQVIDVLGRQYPIILTDSGTGLLYSAMRGVLDLADQLIIVATPSVDGASSASTTLDWLSAHGYADLVQRSITVVSGVRETSKMIRIEDIVAHFETRCRGVVVVPFDESLAAGAEVNLEMMRPKVREAYFELATLVGEDIIRAQQAAQSSGWQQQAQQQGVPPQQQWSGQPGPVQPQQQPWGQPGQDGQGYPTPQQEGGQPWGAPPPAQPWAPQPGQPAPPPGYGYPPPGAPQQPGPQQAPPPEWPQQPDPAQQPPQQPGYGYGYPPPPQQQ, from the coding sequence GTGAGCAGCGATCGGGACGGCGTCTACGTCGGCGACAACGCGGCGGAGGACGACGACGACTGGTCCGACGCACCCGACTACACTCCCCCGTCCTGGTACACCCAGGGCGACGCGGCGCAGGCCGGCGCGGGCGGGGCTGGCGCTCCGGTACCCGCCCCGGCCGCACCCGCCGACGCTCGGGCCGAGGCGCCCGCGCCGGTGACCTCACCGGTGGGCGCGCCTGCCGTGGTGCCCGCGCCGATCGCGGCCGATCCGGTGCCGGCGCCCGTGCCGGTAGCAGCACCCGCGCCCGCGCAGGGCCCGGAGTCCGCCCAGGCAGCCGCACCGGCCCAGGCCGTCCAGCCGGCTCAGCCTGCTCAGACCGTCCAGCCGGCCCAGGCCGGACCGCCGCAGCAGCCCGGACCGCCCGCGCAGGCCGGCTGGCCGGGGGCCGAACAGGGCGGCTGGCCGGGCGCCGAGCAGGGCGGCTACCAGGCACCCCCGCAGCAGCCGGGCCCGCCCCAGCCGCTCCCCCCACAGGTCGCCCAGGCCGCACCGCCGCAGCCGCAGCCGCAGCCGGGCTACGGCTACCCCAACGCCGCCTACCCCAACACCGCCTACCCGCCCAGCGCCTACCCGCCGCACCTGCAGCCGGGCCCGCCGCAACAGGCCCAGCAGGCCCAGCACGCTCTGCCGGTGCCGCCGCAGCAGCCGCAGGCCCCGGCCGAAGCCGCGCCGCAGCAGCAGGGCGGGCCCGCCGCCGGCACCCCGTGGGCCCAGGCACCGGTCGCCCAGCAGCAGGGCGCCCAGCAGCCCGGCCCGGTCGACCCGCGCCAGGGCGGCTGGCCGGCCCCGAACAGCGGCCAGCAGGCGCAGCCCCAGCCGCAGCCGGGCCCGCCGGCCCACCCGCAGCAGCCGCAGCAGCCGCAGGCCCAGGCCCAGTCGCCCTACCCGGCCCCGGTGGCCTACCCGCACCAGCAGAGCGGCCCGCAGGCCCCGCCCGCCTTCCAGCAGGGCGGCGGCCAGCAGCCGACCGCGCACGGCGCCCCGCTCGGCTACACCGCGGCCGTGGAGCTCTCCTCCGACCGGCTGCTGCGCAGCCAGCCCAAGCAGCAGCGTCAGGCGCCGCGGCTGAAGTTCGGCGGCAAGGCGGCCCAGGCCGAGCGCGAGCGCAGGCTGACGATCATCCGCACCCCGGTGCTGAGCTGCTACCGGATCGCGGTGATCAGCCTCAAGGGCGGCGTCGGCAAGACCACGACCACCACCTCGCTCGGGGCCACGCTGGCCAGCGAGCGCCAGGACAAGGTGATCGCGATCGACGCCAACCCGGACGCGGGCACGCTGGGCCGGCGGATCAAGCGCCAGACCGGCGCGACCATCCGCGACCTGGTGACGGCGATCCCGCACCTGCGCAGCTACATGGACATCCGCCAGTTCACCTCGCAGGACCAGAACTCCGGCCTGGAGATCCTGGCGAACGACGTCGACCCGGCGGTCTCCACCACCTTCAACGACTCGGACTACCGCCAGGTGATCGACGTGCTGGGCCGCCAGTACCCGATCATCCTTACCGACTCGGGCACCGGCCTGCTCTACAGCGCGATGCGCGGGGTGCTCGACCTGGCGGACCAGCTGATCATCGTCGCCACGCCGAGCGTGGACGGCGCCAGCAGCGCCAGCACCACGCTGGACTGGCTCTCCGCGCACGGCTACGCGGACCTGGTCCAGCGCAGCATCACGGTGGTCTCCGGGGTGCGCGAGACCAGCAAGATGATCCGGATCGAGGACATCGTCGCGCACTTCGAGACGCGCTGCCGCGGCGTCGTCGTGGTGCCCTTCGACGAGAGCCTGGCGGCCGGCGCCGAGGTCAACCTGGAGATGATGCGGCCCAAGGTCCGCGAGGCGTACTTCGAGCTGGCCACCCTGGTCGGCGAGGACATCATCCGGGCCCAGCAAGCCGCGCAGAGCAGCGGCTGGCAGCAGCAGGCCCAGCAGCAGGGCGTGCCGCCGCAGCAGCAGTGGAGCGGCCAACCCGGGCCGGTCCAGCCGCAGCAGCAGCCGTGGGGCCAGCCGGGCCAGGACGGCCAGGGTTATCCGACGCCGCAGCAGGAGGGCGGCCAGCCCTGGGGCGCGCCGCCGCCCGCCCAGCCCTGGGCACCGCAGCCCGGGCAGCCCGCGCCGCCGCCGGGCTACGGCTACCCGCCGCCCGGCGCCCCGCAGCAGCCCGGACCGCAGCAGGCGCCGCCCCCGGAGTGGCCGCAGCAGCCCGACCCGGCCCAGCAGCCGCCGCAGCAGCCCGGCTACGGGTACGGCTACCCGCCACCCCCGCAGCAACAGTGA
- a CDS encoding bifunctional riboflavin kinase/FAD synthetase: MQRWRGLEEIPGDWGRSVVTIGSFDGVHLGHQLIIDRAVERARELGVKAVVVTFDPHPSEVVRPGSHPPLLAPHPRRAELMATLGVDAVLVLPFTAEFSKESPETFVQQVLVDALRARLVIEGPNFRFGHKAAGNVELLAELGRAADFAVEVVDLRVSGAAGGGEPFSSTLVRRLVATGDMAGAAEVLGRPHRVEGIVVRGAQRGRDLGFPTANVDTVPHSAIPADGVYAGWLTAQGELMPAAISVGTNPTFDGTARTVEAYAIDRVGLDLYGLHAAVDFLAYLRGMEKFDSIEALLDRMADDVKQARELTEQV; the protein is encoded by the coding sequence GTGCAACGCTGGCGTGGCCTGGAGGAGATTCCCGGCGACTGGGGACGCAGCGTCGTCACCATCGGTTCCTTCGACGGTGTGCACCTCGGGCACCAGCTGATCATCGACCGGGCGGTCGAGCGGGCCCGCGAACTGGGCGTCAAGGCCGTGGTGGTGACCTTCGACCCGCATCCGAGCGAGGTGGTGCGCCCCGGCAGCCACCCGCCGCTGCTGGCCCCGCACCCGCGCCGGGCCGAGCTGATGGCCACGCTCGGGGTGGACGCGGTGCTGGTGCTCCCGTTCACCGCCGAGTTCTCCAAGGAGTCGCCGGAGACCTTCGTCCAGCAGGTGCTGGTGGACGCGCTGCGCGCGCGGCTGGTGATCGAGGGCCCGAACTTCCGGTTCGGGCACAAGGCCGCGGGCAATGTCGAGCTGCTGGCCGAGCTGGGCCGGGCCGCCGACTTCGCGGTCGAGGTGGTCGACCTGCGGGTGAGCGGTGCGGCCGGCGGTGGCGAGCCGTTCTCCTCGACACTGGTGCGCCGCCTGGTGGCCACGGGCGACATGGCCGGCGCCGCCGAGGTGCTCGGCCGCCCGCACCGGGTCGAGGGGATCGTGGTGCGCGGCGCCCAGCGCGGCCGCGACCTGGGCTTCCCGACCGCCAACGTGGACACGGTGCCGCACAGCGCGATCCCGGCCGACGGGGTGTACGCGGGGTGGCTGACCGCGCAGGGCGAGCTGATGCCGGCGGCGATCTCGGTCGGCACCAACCCGACCTTCGACGGCACCGCCCGCACCGTGGAGGCCTACGCGATCGACCGGGTGGGCCTGGACCTCTACGGGCTGCACGCGGCGGTCGACTTCCTCGCCTACCTGCGCGGGATGGAGAAGTTCGACAGCATCGAGGCGCTCCTCGACCGGATGGCCGACGACGTCAAGCAGGCCAGGGAGTTGACCGAGCAGGTCTGA
- the truB gene encoding tRNA pseudouridine(55) synthase TruB has protein sequence MKRKGTGPDGLVIVDKPEGITSHGVVARLRRLAGTRKVGHAGTLDPMATGVLVIGVERATRLLGHLMLTAKTYEATIRLGQTTITDDREGEVTAAAPADAVTRAAIDEQIALLTGDIMQVPSKVSAIKIDGKRSYHRVREGEDFELPARPTTVHSFTVHEQRAAVAEDGTAVIDLDVTVECSSGTYIRALARDLGGALGVGGHLTALRRTKVGPYGVESAHTLEQLEEQFSVLPIGAAAAAAFPRWDIGADEARLLSTGARLTAPGLGVDGPIAVFGPDEQFLALVEEKGGLARPVAVFVG, from the coding sequence ATGAAGCGCAAAGGCACCGGCCCTGACGGCCTGGTCATCGTGGACAAGCCCGAAGGCATCACCTCCCACGGCGTGGTCGCCCGGCTGCGCCGACTGGCCGGGACCAGGAAGGTCGGCCACGCCGGCACCCTGGACCCGATGGCCACCGGCGTGCTGGTGATCGGTGTCGAGCGGGCCACCCGGCTGCTCGGGCACCTGATGCTCACCGCCAAGACCTACGAGGCGACCATCCGGCTCGGCCAGACCACCATCACCGACGACCGGGAGGGCGAGGTCACCGCCGCCGCTCCCGCCGACGCGGTGACCCGGGCGGCGATCGACGAGCAGATCGCCCTGCTGACCGGCGACATCATGCAGGTGCCGTCCAAGGTCAGCGCGATCAAGATCGACGGGAAGCGCTCCTACCACCGGGTGCGCGAGGGCGAGGACTTCGAGCTGCCGGCCCGGCCGACCACGGTCCACTCCTTCACCGTGCACGAGCAGCGCGCGGCGGTGGCCGAGGACGGCACCGCGGTGATCGACCTGGACGTCACCGTGGAGTGCTCCTCCGGCACCTACATCCGCGCGCTCGCCCGCGACCTGGGCGGCGCACTGGGCGTCGGCGGCCACCTGACGGCGCTGCGCCGCACCAAGGTCGGCCCCTACGGCGTGGAGTCCGCGCACACCCTGGAGCAGTTGGAGGAGCAGTTCTCGGTGCTGCCGATCGGCGCGGCCGCCGCGGCCGCCTTCCCCCGGTGGGACATCGGCGCCGACGAGGCGCGCCTGCTGTCGACCGGCGCCCGGTTGACGGCACCCGGGCTCGGCGTGGACGGGCCGATCGCGGTCTTCGGGCCGGACGAGCAGTTCCTCGCGCTGGTCGAGGAGAAGGGCGGGCTGGCGCGACCGGTGGCGGTCTTCGTCGGGTAG
- a CDS encoding bifunctional oligoribonuclease/PAP phosphatase NrnA, producing the protein MATEPAAAGSARASVTIEVTDALAVLPGQRAQSPLGAPPSCADGPAGAGFAEVWEQVLAEIGAAGEIDLVCHITPDGDALGSALAAGLALRSLGHRVRVSFGDDPQIIPDSLSFLPGQELIVPAAELPDRPELVICFDVASEGRLGLLREKAFAARVLVVLDHHASNPGFGTHRIIDPGAPATAVLVDELLRRLRVPLDQDIATCLYTGVASDTGSFKYPGTTPATHELAGRLLATGIRQDLISRRLWDTSSFGYLKVLAAALDRAVYEPDAAGGRGLVWTWVPYQDLVLFSVTVEEIEGLIDVLRKPAEAEVALVLKQDPDGTLRGSCRAKGAVDLAAVCAELGGGGHTFQAGFSLRTDVLSAVARFRAALG; encoded by the coding sequence ATGGCGACTGAGCCGGCGGCGGCCGGTTCGGCGAGGGCGTCCGTCACCATCGAGGTGACGGACGCCCTCGCGGTGCTTCCGGGCCAGCGCGCGCAGTCACCGCTCGGTGCCCCGCCGTCCTGCGCGGACGGTCCGGCCGGAGCCGGCTTCGCCGAGGTCTGGGAGCAGGTGCTCGCCGAGATCGGCGCGGCGGGGGAGATCGACCTGGTCTGCCACATCACCCCGGACGGCGACGCGCTCGGTTCGGCGCTGGCCGCCGGGCTGGCGCTGCGCTCGCTCGGGCACCGGGTGCGGGTCTCCTTCGGGGACGATCCGCAGATCATCCCCGACTCGCTCTCCTTCCTGCCGGGGCAGGAGCTGATCGTGCCCGCCGCCGAGCTGCCGGACCGGCCGGAGCTGGTGATCTGCTTCGACGTCGCCTCCGAGGGGCGGCTCGGGCTGCTGCGGGAGAAGGCCTTCGCGGCCAGGGTGCTGGTGGTGCTGGACCACCACGCCTCCAACCCGGGTTTCGGGACGCACCGGATCATCGACCCGGGCGCGCCGGCCACCGCCGTGCTGGTCGACGAGCTGCTGCGGCGGCTGCGGGTGCCGCTCGACCAGGACATCGCCACCTGCCTCTACACCGGAGTGGCCTCCGACACCGGCTCGTTCAAGTACCCGGGGACCACGCCGGCCACCCACGAGCTGGCCGGGCGGCTGCTGGCCACCGGGATCCGGCAGGACCTGATCTCCCGGCGGCTCTGGGACACCTCCTCCTTCGGGTACCTCAAGGTGCTGGCCGCCGCGCTGGACCGGGCGGTGTACGAGCCGGACGCGGCCGGTGGCCGGGGGCTGGTGTGGACCTGGGTGCCCTATCAGGACCTGGTGCTGTTCAGCGTCACGGTGGAGGAGATCGAGGGCCTGATCGACGTGCTGCGGAAGCCCGCGGAGGCCGAGGTGGCGCTGGTGCTCAAGCAGGATCCGGACGGCACGCTGCGCGGGTCCTGCCGGGCCAAGGGGGCGGTCGACCTCGCCGCCGTCTGCGCGGAGCTGGGTGGCGGCGGGCACACCTTCCAGGCCGGCTTCTCGCTCCGGACGGACGTGCTGAGCGCGGTGGCGCGGTTCCGGGCCGCGCTGGGGTAG
- the rbfA gene encoding 30S ribosome-binding factor RbfA, which produces MTDTARARKLADRIQVIVAQTLERRIKDPRLGFVTITDTRVTGDLREATVFYTVFGDETEREATAAALESAKGVLRTEVGKQTGVRFTPSLTFVADALPDTARTIDDLLERVRVSDAAVRTAATGAQYAGDADPYKAPAAERDDDADEDE; this is translated from the coding sequence GTGACCGACACCGCAAGGGCGCGCAAGCTCGCCGACCGAATCCAGGTGATCGTCGCCCAGACGCTGGAGCGCCGGATCAAGGACCCCCGGTTGGGCTTCGTGACCATCACCGACACCCGGGTCACCGGCGATCTGCGGGAGGCCACCGTCTTCTACACGGTCTTCGGTGACGAGACCGAGCGAGAGGCGACGGCGGCCGCGCTGGAGAGTGCCAAGGGCGTGCTGCGCACCGAGGTCGGCAAGCAGACCGGGGTGCGGTTCACCCCGTCGCTGACCTTCGTCGCGGACGCGCTGCCGGACACCGCGCGCACCATCGACGACCTGCTCGAGCGGGTCAGGGTCTCGGACGCGGCGGTCCGCACCGCCGCGACCGGCGCCCAGTACGCCGGGGACGCCGACCCGTACAAGGCCCCGGCCGCCGAGCGCGACGACGACGCGGACGAGGACGAGTAG
- a CDS encoding DUF503 domain-containing protein has protein sequence MFVGTLTFDLLLGDVHSLKEKRSIVRPIVAELQRKYSVCAAEVGNQDLHRRAEIGLAVVSGEHRFVTEILDSCERLVAGRPEVQLLSAHRRYYGDDDE, from the coding sequence ATGTTCGTGGGAACACTCACTTTCGACCTGCTGCTGGGCGACGTCCACTCGCTCAAGGAGAAGCGCTCGATCGTGCGGCCCATCGTGGCCGAGCTGCAGCGCAAGTACAGCGTCTGCGCCGCGGAAGTCGGGAACCAGGATCTGCACCGCCGGGCCGAGATCGGCCTGGCGGTGGTCTCCGGCGAGCACCGCTTCGTCACCGAGATCCTGGACAGCTGCGAGCGGTTGGTCGCCGGCCGCCCGGAAGTGCAGCTGCTCTCCGCCCACCGGCGGTACTACGGCGACGATGATGAATGA